The following coding sequences are from one Gossypium hirsutum isolate 1008001.06 chromosome A12, Gossypium_hirsutum_v2.1, whole genome shotgun sequence window:
- the LOC107946885 gene encoding protein MEI2-like 1, with translation MPSEIMDQKNASAPSHFSEDVCFPAERQIGFWKPNAMSDNQDNMVQSSPPNLGRDQEEKFDTSWNGIANLSEPLWNSVNHHPKSLSNLHMQPVVNFNRNSGNANVIQHESSLFSSSLSEIFSRKLRLLGNDLPSQHAGIAASHHEEESFKSMKEIEAQTIGNLLPDEDDLFSGVIDELGLNTHASKGDELEDFDLFSSGGGMELEGDDHVSMGQRNPDLIGVLNGQGGPNGSIVGEHPYGELPSRTLFVRNINSNVEDSELKTLFEQYGDIRTLYTACKHRGFVMISYYDIRAARNAMRALQNKPLRRRELDIHYSIPKDNASEKDVDQGALVVYNVDSFVSTDELQRMFGAFGEIKEIREVPNKHNHKVIEFYDVRAAEAALNALNRSNSAGKQIKLEPSRPGGLRRFIQPEQEQDEPNICGSPFDELSGHIGVIASGGMENASNQVLHSVIQSPVNTFVEPRRSSTVPINLASPARVAPIGQKLSLREPNHSMDEMKYANHGIPSFHPHSLPEYHDSLANGIAFNSPSTITNMASSASSMMAEGLDNRHVRGASSNGHLIEPTAGVFGSSGNGSLSVNGNSYMWKTNNSHQQHPSSAMVWPNSPSFVNGVHAYRLPHMPAFPRAPPVMFNVGSPVHHHIGSAPPNSALWDRRHHFAGESPETSGFHLGSLGSVGFPGSSPSHPVEIASHNIFSHVGGMDLMKNGGVHSPQQMSHLYPGRNPMISMPTSLDSPNERVRSFSHRRNELNSSNADKKQYELDIDRIIRGDDSRTTLMIKNIPNKYTSKMLLAAIDEHCRGTYDFIYLPIDFKNKCNVGYAFINMIDPQQIIPFHKAFDGKKWEKFNSEKVATLAYARIQGKAALIAHFQNSSLMNEDKRCRPILFHTDGPNAGDQEPFPMGTNIRSRPGRPRTSGTEENHRQSSSSTLANGEEYSNGAESLGSSKDSD, from the exons ATGCCATCTGAGATCATGGATCAAAAGAATGCATCGGCACCATCCCATTTCTCGGAAGACGTTTGTTTCCCAGCTGAG AGACAAATTGGATTTTGGAAGCCAAATGCCATGTCTGATAACCAAG ACAACATGGTTCAGTCATCTCCTCCAAATCTGGGTAGAGATCAAGAAGAAAAGTTCGACACCAGTTGGAATGGAATTGCCAACTTATCTGAGCCGTTATGGAATTCTGTGAATCATCATCCAAAATCGCTGTCAAATCTGCATATGCAACCTGTGGTGAACTTCAATAGAAACAGCGGCAACGCCAATGTGATCCAGCATGAAAGTAGTCTGTTTTCAAGTTCGTTGTCTGAAATATTTAGTAGAAAAT TGAGATTATTAGGGAATGATCTACCTTCTCAACATGCTGGTATAGCTGCTTCACACCATGAGGAAGAATCTTTCAAATCTATGAAGGAAATTGAGGCACAAACTATTGGAAATCTCCTCCCTGACGAAGATGATCTCTTCTCCGGAGTGATTGATGAATTGGGACTTAATACTCATGCCAGTAAAGGGGATGAGTTAGAAGATTTTGACCTATTCAGCAGTGGTGGAGGAATGGAACTAGAAGGGGATGATCATGTATCCATGGGTCAAAGGAACCCAGATCTCATCGGAGTACTCAATGGTCAAGGGGGTCCCAATGGCTCGATCGTTGGTGAACATCCGTATGGTGAACTTCCTTCTAGAACACTTTTTGTAAGGAACATCAATAGCAATGTTGAAGACTCAGAGTTAAAGACTCTTTTTGAG CAATATGGAGATATCCGAACTCTTTATACTGCCTGCAAACATCGTGGGTTTGTTATGATCTCTTATTATGATATAAGGGCAGCCAGAAATGCGATGAGGGCTCTGCAAAACAAACCATTGCGGCGTAGGGAACTTGATATACATTATTCAATTCCAAAG GACAATGCATCTGAAAAAGATGTAGATCAAGGGGCACTGGTGGTTTACAATGTTGATTCCTTTGTTTCAACTGATGAGCTTCAACGGATGTTTGGTGCTTTTGGGGAAATTAAAGAA ATAAGGGAGGTTCCAAACAAGCATAATCACAAAGTcattgagttttatgatgttagaGCCGCAGAAGCTGCCCTTAATGCTCTGAATAGGAGTAACAGTGCTGGGAAACAGATCAAACTTGAACCAAGCCGTCCAGGGGGTCTTAGGCG CTTTATTCAGCCTGAGCAGGAACAAGATGAACCTAATATATGTGGAAGTCCTTTTGATGAGTTATCAGGGCATATTG GAGTAATTGCATCTGGTGGCATGGAGAATGCATCTAACCAGGTGTTACATTCAGTTATCCAGTCACCTGTTAATACATTTGTTGAACCTCGTCGGAGTTCTACTGTTCCTATTAACTTAGCCTCTCCAGCAAGAGTGGCACCTATAGGCCAAAAATTAAGTCTTCGGGAGCCCAACCACTCTATGGATGAAATGAAATATGCTAACCATGGGATACCGAGTTTCCATCCTCATTCCTTACCCGAGTACCATGATAGCTTAGCCAATGGTATTGCATTCAACTCCCCAAGCACCATAACAAACATGGCTAGTAGCGCCAGTTCCATGATGGCTGAAGGACTTGACAATAGGCATGTACGGGGAGCAAGTTCAAATGGGCACCTAATTGAACCTACTGCTGGGG TTTTTGGGTCATCTGGAAATGGAAGCTTGTCGGTTAATGGAAATAGTTACATGTGGAAGACCAACAACTCACACCAGCAACATCCATCAAGTGCCATGGTTTGGCCAAATTCGCCATCATTTGTCAATGGTGTTCATGCTTATCGCCTTCCACACATGCCTGCATTTCCTAGGGCTCCCCCTGTAATGTTCAATGTAGGATCACCTGTACACCACCATATTGGCTCAGCACCACCTAATTCTGCACTCTGGGACAGGCGGCATCATTTTGCTGGGGAGTCTCCTGAAACTTCAGGTTTTCACCTAGGATCTCTTGGAAGTGTGGGTTTTCCTGGTAGTTCGCCATCACATCCTGTTGAAATTGCTTCCCACAACATTTTTTCTCATGTTGGTGGcatggatttgatgaaaaatggtgGGGTACACTCTCCTCAGCAGATGTCCCACCTTTACCCTGGCAGGAACCCTATGATTTCAATGCCGACGTCTCTTGATTCTCCTAATGAACGTGTTAGAAGCTTCTCACACCGTAGAAATGAACTGAATTCTAGTAATGCTGATAAGAAACAATATGAACTTGACATTGACCGCATCATACGTGGGGATGACAGCAGAACAACACTTATGATTAAAAACATACCCAACAA GTACACTTCAAAGATGCTTCTGGCAGCCATTGATGAACATTGTCGAGGAacttatgattttatttatttgccAATTGACTTCAAG AACAAATGCAATGTGGGCTATGCGTTCATCAACATGATTGATCCGCAACAGATCATTCCTTTCCATAAG GCATTTGATGGCAAAAAATGGGAGAAGTTCAACAGTGAAAAGGTGGCGACTCTTGCTTATGCTAGGATCCAAGGAAAGGCTGCTCTTATTGCTCATTTCCAGAATTCAAGCTTAATGAATGAGGATAAACGTTGCCGCCCTATTCTCTTTCATACTGATGGCCCAAATGCTGGTGATCAG GAGCCCTTTCCTATGGGTACCAATATTCGGTCAAGGCCAGGGAGACCTCGAACATCTGGCACTGAGGAGAACCATCGCCAAAGTAGTTCTTCAACTTTAGCTAACGGGGAGGAATATTCCAATGGTGCAGAATCATTGGGTTCTTCGAAGGATTCTGATTGA